A window of Hevea brasiliensis isolate MT/VB/25A 57/8 chromosome 14, ASM3005281v1, whole genome shotgun sequence contains these coding sequences:
- the LOC110633940 gene encoding RING-H2 finger protein ATL74 — MATLPHRPHRLLLNTEPSTPAAPANGSGSRNSYSSEANFDTNMVIILAALLCALICALGLNSIVRCALRCSRRFAFDETPDEAAARLAATGLKKSALRQIPVVIYGAAGIHIIATDCAICLGEFLDGDKVRVLPRCSHGFHVRCIDTWLESHSSCPTCRQSLLEQPGASSDGAEAGTDAAGIRIHGNGAAVQSDVTMAADEVG, encoded by the coding sequence ATGGCAACTCTTCCTCATCGTCCTCACCGGCTGCTCCTCAATACAGAACCAAGTACACCAGCAGCACCAGCAAATGGAAGCGGAAGCCGCAACAGCTACAGTAGCGAGGCCAATTTTGACACAAACATGGTGATCATTTTAGCAGCTCTGCTTTGTGCATTAATATGTGCACTTGGACTAAACTCAATAGTGCGTTGTGCCTtaagatgtagcagaaggtttgCTTTTGATGAGACTCCTGACGAAGCTGCCGCTCGTTTAGCAGCAACTGGGCTTAAAAAGAGTGCATTGAGACAGATCCCAGTAGTCATTTATGGGGCTGCAGGGATTCACATAATAGCCACAGACTGTGCAATTTGCCTTGGAGAGTTCTTGGATGGTGACAAAGTGAGAGTTTTGCCAAGATGTAGTCATGGGTTTCATGTAAGATGTATAGATACTTGGTTGGAGTCACATTCCTCTTGCCCAACTTGTAGACAATCATTGCTTGAACAACCAGGAGCAAGTTCTGATGGTGCGGAAGCTGGTACTGATGCTGCTGGGATCAGGATTCATGGAAATGGAGCAGCAGTTCAAAGTGATGTGACAATGGCTGCAGACGAGGTAGGTTGA
- the LOC131169223 gene encoding chalcone isomerase-like protein 2 isoform X1, whose translation MSSEVVMVDEAPFPSQITTSKHLSLLGHGITDIEIHFLQIKFTAIGVYIDPEIVGHLQKWRGKPGNHLAEDDDFFDALIDAPVDKLIRVVVIKEIKGSQYGVQLESAVRDRLAADDKYEEEEEEALEKIVEFFQSKYLKKHSVITYQFSVSPPAAEIVFSTEGKEEAKMKVENKNVVEMIKRW comes from the exons A TGAGTTCTGAAGTGGTTATGGTGGATGAAGCCCCTTTTCCTTCACAGATCACTACCTCCAAGCATTTGTCTCTGCTTGGTCATG GAATCACAGACATAGAAATACACTTTCTCCAGATTAAGTTCACAGCAATTGGTGTTTACATTGACCCTGAAATTGTTGGGCATTTGCAAAAATGGAGGGGAAAACCTGGAAATCATCTAGCAGAAGATGATGACTTCTTTGACGCTCTTATTGATG CTCCTGTGGACAAGTTGATAAGGGTTGTGGTGATCAAGGAAATTAAAGGATCCCAATATGGGGTGCAGCTAGAGAGTGCTGTGAGAGACAGATTGGCAGCAGATGATAAATATGAAGAGGAGGAGGAAGAAGCCTTGGAGAAAATTGTTGAATTTTTCCAGTCCAAATACCTCAAGAAACACTCTGTTATAACATATCAATTTTCAGTTTCTCCACCTGCTGCTGAG ATTGTATTTAGCACAGAAGGGAAAGAGGAAGCAAAGATGAAGGTGGAGAATAAAAATGTTGTGGAGATGATCAAGAGATGGTAG
- the LOC131169223 gene encoding chalcone isomerase-like protein 2 isoform X2 codes for MVDEAPFPSQITTSKHLSLLGHGITDIEIHFLQIKFTAIGVYIDPEIVGHLQKWRGKPGNHLAEDDDFFDALIDAPVDKLIRVVVIKEIKGSQYGVQLESAVRDRLAADDKYEEEEEEALEKIVEFFQSKYLKKHSVITYQFSVSPPAAEIVFSTEGKEEAKMKVENKNVVEMIKRW; via the exons ATGGTGGATGAAGCCCCTTTTCCTTCACAGATCACTACCTCCAAGCATTTGTCTCTGCTTGGTCATG GAATCACAGACATAGAAATACACTTTCTCCAGATTAAGTTCACAGCAATTGGTGTTTACATTGACCCTGAAATTGTTGGGCATTTGCAAAAATGGAGGGGAAAACCTGGAAATCATCTAGCAGAAGATGATGACTTCTTTGACGCTCTTATTGATG CTCCTGTGGACAAGTTGATAAGGGTTGTGGTGATCAAGGAAATTAAAGGATCCCAATATGGGGTGCAGCTAGAGAGTGCTGTGAGAGACAGATTGGCAGCAGATGATAAATATGAAGAGGAGGAGGAAGAAGCCTTGGAGAAAATTGTTGAATTTTTCCAGTCCAAATACCTCAAGAAACACTCTGTTATAACATATCAATTTTCAGTTTCTCCACCTGCTGCTGAG ATTGTATTTAGCACAGAAGGGAAAGAGGAAGCAAAGATGAAGGTGGAGAATAAAAATGTTGTGGAGATGATCAAGAGATGGTAG
- the LOC110633904 gene encoding chalcone isomerase-like protein 2 isoform X2, with protein MVDEVPFPSQITTSKHLSLLGHGITDIEIHFLQIKFTAIGVYIDPEIVGHLQKWRGKPGNHLAEDDDFFDALIDAPVDKLIRVVVIKEIKGSQYGVQLESAVRDRLAADDKYEEEEEEALEKIVEFFQSKYLKKHSVITYQFSVSPPAAEIVFSTEGKEEAKMKVENKNVVEMIKRWYLGGTRGVSATTISSLASNLSTHLSK; from the exons ATGGTGGATGAAGTCCCTTTTCCTTCACAGATCACTACCTCCAAGCATTTGTCTCTGCTTGGTCATG GAATCACAGACATAGAAATACACTTTCTCCAGATTAAGTTCACAGCAATTGGTGTTTACATTGACCCTGAAATTGTTGGGCATTTGCAAAAATGGAGGGGAAAACCTGGAAATCATCTAGCAGAAGATGATGACTTCTTTGACGCTCTTATTGATG CTCCTGTGGACAAGTTGATAAGGGTTGTGGTGATCAAGGAAATTAAAGGATCCCAATATGGGGTGCAGCTAGAAAGTGCTGTGAGAGACAGATTGGCAGCAGATGATAAATATGAAGAGGAGGAGGAAGAAGCCTTGGAGAAAATTGTTGAATTTTTCCAGTCCAAATACCTCAAGAAACACTCTGTTATAACATATCAATTTTCAGTTTCTCCACCTGCTGCTGAG ATTGTATTTAGCACAGAAGGGAAAGAGGAAGCAAAGATGAAGGTGGAGAATAAAAATGTTGTGGAGATGATCAAGAGATGGTACTTGGGTGGAACTAGGGGGGTGTCTGCCACAACCATTTCCTCCCTGGCCAGTAACCTTTCCACCCATTTGTCTAAATGA
- the LOC110633904 gene encoding chalcone isomerase-like protein 2 isoform X1, with protein sequence MSSEVVMVDEVPFPSQITTSKHLSLLGHGITDIEIHFLQIKFTAIGVYIDPEIVGHLQKWRGKPGNHLAEDDDFFDALIDAPVDKLIRVVVIKEIKGSQYGVQLESAVRDRLAADDKYEEEEEEALEKIVEFFQSKYLKKHSVITYQFSVSPPAAEIVFSTEGKEEAKMKVENKNVVEMIKRWYLGGTRGVSATTISSLASNLSTHLSK encoded by the exons A TGAGTTCTGAAGTGGTTATGGTGGATGAAGTCCCTTTTCCTTCACAGATCACTACCTCCAAGCATTTGTCTCTGCTTGGTCATG GAATCACAGACATAGAAATACACTTTCTCCAGATTAAGTTCACAGCAATTGGTGTTTACATTGACCCTGAAATTGTTGGGCATTTGCAAAAATGGAGGGGAAAACCTGGAAATCATCTAGCAGAAGATGATGACTTCTTTGACGCTCTTATTGATG CTCCTGTGGACAAGTTGATAAGGGTTGTGGTGATCAAGGAAATTAAAGGATCCCAATATGGGGTGCAGCTAGAAAGTGCTGTGAGAGACAGATTGGCAGCAGATGATAAATATGAAGAGGAGGAGGAAGAAGCCTTGGAGAAAATTGTTGAATTTTTCCAGTCCAAATACCTCAAGAAACACTCTGTTATAACATATCAATTTTCAGTTTCTCCACCTGCTGCTGAG ATTGTATTTAGCACAGAAGGGAAAGAGGAAGCAAAGATGAAGGTGGAGAATAAAAATGTTGTGGAGATGATCAAGAGATGGTACTTGGGTGGAACTAGGGGGGTGTCTGCCACAACCATTTCCTCCCTGGCCAGTAACCTTTCCACCCATTTGTCTAAATGA
- the LOC110633910 gene encoding uncharacterized protein LOC110633910, whose product MASTAICCRGNRHFNNSFLPEKTPPTNQNCLVGASSVALDACSRMKQWRICSVAMKAGTETGMAVVKRKNKINDGGDKAAVLYEKLDQWMKDSVVEIVKNLREAPLLVQVYDEGETTTLKTEKAVEEKTWLAVMEKWGKREAPMPEGVIFVEQLGKEEEEERKSTTRAWGIVVQGKGVDNGPACYLLKTSRVASALGLWCTHFCLMRVKNFRESASSQLKNCWLLQGQ is encoded by the coding sequence ATGGCATCGACGGCCATTTGTTGTCGAGGAAACCGGCATTTCAATAATTCTTTCTTGCCAGAAAAAACTCCTCCTACCAATCAGAATTGTCTTGTTGGTGCTAGCTCCGTCGCGCTCGATGCTTGTTCTAGAATGAAACAATGGAGGATTTGTTCGGTGGCAATGAAGGCAGGGACAGAGACGGGGATGGCAGTGGTAAAGCGTAAGAATAAGATCAACGACGGTGGTGATAAGGCTGCGGTTTTATATGAGAAACTGGATCAGTGGATGAAAGATTCGGTGGTGGAGATCGTGAAGAACTTGAGGGAAGCACCGTTGTTGGTTCAGGTTTACGACGAAGGAGAAACGACGACGTTGAAGACGGAGAAGGCGGTGGAGGAGAAAACGTGGCTTGCAGTGATGGAAAAGTGGGGAAAAAGAGAAGCGCCAATGCCAGAAGGAGTGATATTTGTGGAGCAACTAgggaaagaagaggaagaagaaaggaagtcGACGACGAGAGCATGGGGGATAGTGGTGCAAGGAAAAGGGGTGGATAATGGACCAGCTTGTTATTTGTTGAAGACGAGCAGGGTTGCGTCAGCGTTGGGCTTGTGGTGCACCCATTTCTGCTTGATGAGGGTGAAGAATTTTAGAGAGAGTGCCAGTTCTCAGCTCAAGAACTGCTGGTTGCTACAAGggcaatga